A window of Apium graveolens cultivar Ventura chromosome 8, ASM990537v1, whole genome shotgun sequence contains these coding sequences:
- the LOC141677421 gene encoding putative aquaporin TIP-type: MVKLAIGSIGDSLSTVSLKSYLAEFIATLLFVFAGVGSAIAYGHLTADAALDPAGLVAIAIAHAFALFVGVSMAANVSGGHLNPAVTLGLAVGGNITIITGLFYWIAQLLGSTVACFLLKFVTAGKAIPTHGVAAGMGAAEGVVFEIIITFALVYTVYATAADPKKGSLGTIAPIAIGFIVGANILAAGPFSGGSMNPARSFGPAVASFDFSGHWIYWVGPLIGGGLAGLIYGDVFIGSYAPIAEDYA; encoded by the exons atggTGAAGCTTGCAATTGGTAGCATTGGTGACTCTTTGAGTACAGTGTCACTCAAGTCTTATTTGGCTGAGTTCATTGCCACTCTTCTCTTTGTTTTTGCTGGTGTTGGATCTGCCATAGCTTATG GGCACCTAACAGCCGATGCAGCATTGGACCCAGCTGGTTTAGTAGCAATAGCCATAGCTCATGCATTTGCTCTGTTTGTGGGAGTGTCCATGGCAGCCAACGTCTCAGGTGGCCATTTGAACCCAGCTGTCACCCTCGGATTGGCTGTTGGAGGCAACATCACCATCATTACTGGACTCTTCTACTGGATTGCTCAGTTGCTTGGTTCCACTGTCGCTTGCTTTCTCCTTAAATTCGTTACTGCTGGCAAG GCCATCCCAACGCATGGAGTTGCAGCAGGCATGGGTGCAGCTGAAGGTGTAGTGTTTGAGATCATCATCACCTTTGCCCTTGTCTACACCGTCTACGCCACCGCAGCTGACCCCAAGAAGGGCTCACTAGGCACCATTGCACCCATTGCTATTGGTTTCATCGTCGGTGCCAACATTTTGGCTGCTGGCCCATTCAGCGGTGGCTCAATGAACCCCGCACGTTCATTCGGCCCTGCTGTTGCTAGTTTTGATTTCTCTGGTCACTGGATCTACTGGGTTGGACCACTCATTGGTGGAGGCTTAGCTGGGCTTATCTATGGTGATGTTTTCATTGGATCATATGCTCCAATAGCTGAAGATTATGCTTAA